GTTCATCGCTATAATCGCGCCATGCCAACAAAATTTTGTTAGCCAGTGCCACTAATTGCTGCTTATTTTGACTGCGTAAGCGAATTACAGACATGGGCCACTTCACAATCCCAGCTGCAACATCATCAAAACCGGTAAAATTAATCTTAGTCTTCACCTTGGCTTTCATCATTGCAAAACTGTGACGACCACCCTGATAATGCTCATGAGCAAGAATTGAACCGCCAACGATTGGTAAGTCCGCGTTACTCCCAGCAAAATATCCCGGAAATTGTTCAATAATATTAAGCAGTCTCACAAACGTTTTTTCCGAAATTTTCATTCCTTCATGTTTAGCCGAAAGGAAAATACAATGCTCATTAAAATAAGCATAAGGAGAATACTGAAAACCCCAGACCTCATCGCCAATCTTAAAGCGAATAATCCGATGATTACTGCGGGCAGGATAATTAATTCGACCTAAATAGCCCTCATTCTCCTTGCACAATTGGCATAAGGGGTACCCTGTTGCCTTTACCGTCTTAGCTGCCGCAATTGCCCGCGGGTCCTTTTCCGGCTTAGAGAGGTTAATCGTGATTTCTAAATCGCCATATTCACTAGGAGTGACAAAATAAATATTTTTAGCAATTGCGCGCGTTTTGATATAGTCACTGCGTTTACTTAATTGATAAAAATCGGCAAGCGCCTGTTCCGGCTTTTCTTGATATGTCTGCCAAAATTTGTGGTTAACAACGCTCGGACGCGGCACTAACAAGTTCATTAACTGAGCACCTAACACATCTTGCTCATTAAGGGTCGGACCACAATTACCATTTTTCAAAGCAGCGGCAACCAGTTCATCCTTTAAATCAATTAACGCCGTACTTGTTGTCATCAATTCCCGTGCTTCGTCGCCGACTAACGCTAACACCTGATTAACCAAATAAATCTGATCTAGTTCTGTAGCATCACCTGCAGCAATTACTTGCGTAACAAATTGATCAACTAAATTTGTTTGCATTTTTTACATTCCCATCACTAACTACTTTAATACCTTGGCACCATCTGCAGTTTCAGCAAGATAAAACGATGGCGCGTAACCAATCACTTGCTCATATACAGTGCCGACACTTTGCTTAAATGCCTCTACATCTTTTTTATTAACCAGCGCAATTGCACAGCCGCCAAAACCAGCGCCTGTCATTCTTGCACCTAATACGCCTGGCTGCTGCCATGCTGTATGAACGAGCGTATCTAGTTCCTTGCCTGTAACCTCGTAGTCGTTTTCCAGAGATACATGCGAAGCATTAATTAGCCGCCCAAACTCTGCTAAGTCGCCTTTTTGCAAAGCCTGTTCAGCATATAAAGTCCGCTCGTTTTCCCAGACTGCATGGCGCGCTCTCTTGAGTAGCGTTTCTGAAGATAATAGCGAACTATATTGGTCCAAAGTTCTACTATCAAGCTCGCCTAAAGAATTAATATTTAATTCTTTTTGTAAGTCATGGAGCGCCTGTTCACACTCACTTCTGCGCTCATTATATTTAGAATCAGCTAGCTCACGCCGCTTGTTCGTATTCATAATGACGATTACATTATCCTGTAAATTAAGGGGAACCATACTATAGTCTAAAGTATTGGTATCAAGCAGGATTGCGTGATTTTGCTTACTCATCGCTACTGCAAATTGGTCCATAATTCCTGAATTTACACCAATGAAGTCATTCTCAGTTGAAACACCCATCTTGACAAGATCAAACGCACTAAAGTCAAGGTTAAACTGATCTTTTAAAATCACACCGATTAACATTTCCAGAGCAGCTGAAGAAGACAGACCTGCACCATCAGGGATATTGCCATCGATATAAATATTTAAGCCATGCGTGATTTGCGCACCTTTAGCTAATAAAAAATGCAACATTCCTTTAGCATAATTAGTCCAAGAGTCCTCTTTAACAAAATGGAGGTCATTCAAGTCAACATCAATTATGCCCAGCTCCGCAAAACTGGTGGAGTAAAGACGAAATGTCTGATCAGCGCGGGCACTCACAGCACCATAGATTCCCAGAGTGATTGCACACGGGAATACATGTCCACCATTATAGTCAGTATGCTCGCCGATTAAATTAATTCTACCTGGGGAAAAATAATAACCCTTAGGATTTTCGTGATATATTTCAGTAAACTTATCTTTTAATTCTTCTTTTTGCAATTTCATTCTATCTGCTTTCGTAAAAAACGCTTTCAAAAATATTACTATCTTATTGTACTATTTTTTATGGCTCCAGCAAATTGAAATTAATAAAATTTAAATGGCAAAACTAAGTGAACGTTAATCAATCGTAATATCACCAGTCGAGGAATCGACCTTAAGCGTTGCTTTACTACCGGAGTAATTTTTAATTAAATGATCATCTGCATCATCGCCAAAATACTCAATGTCACCCGTATCAACTGACAAATGGTACGTCATCTTCTTAGTGGCATTGTCAAAAGTAAAATCACCAGTATCTAATGAAAATGAATTATTACCTAATAAGCGCGACGTAGAAATATCCACATCTCCAGTATCAACATCGCCAATAACATTCTTAAGCTGACTAGCATCAATCTCAATGTCGCCCGTATCACTTGATAACTTGCAGCCATTTGCAATGATATGGTTAAAGTCAATATTTCCGGTATCAGAGTCAACTGCTATCTTTTGCAACTGTAAATTATTTAACTCAAAGTCACTTGTACTTGCTTGCGCAGTAATTTTAGTAAGTGAACTTTTGCGTGGAACCGTTATTTCGACCCGATATTTAGCAGTTATGTGCTTGCCATTAATAGATATGCCGCCAATATTGAAAAAGTGATTATGCAGCTGCCCATGCTGAGTAACCACTAATTCACCATTCTTGACATTAGTGGTAATTCTACTCTTCTGATTATCGCTAATCTTTACTTGATATTTCTTACCTTGTCGAATACTGACATCAGCTGTATCAACATCCACTTTGATTTTAGTAAATTTTTGCGGATAAACTATTCTGGTTTTCGTTGGTTGGCTATTTTCCTTACCTGAGCTACTACCTAGATGTCCTAAATAAATAACGGCAGCCAGCAGAACTACGATTAAACAAATTACCAAAGTAATAATTGCTTTTTTATTTTTCTTCATCTTTCACAATTTTCCCTTTCTATGCATACTAGTATGCTAATACACTAAATTCTAATTTATTAATATTCTTTAGTCAACCTAATTTTGCCTGCAAAAAAAGACGCTACATCTAAATGTAGCGTCTGCTAGTTTACCAAATATGCAACAAGCGTTCTGAGTGTAACTTACTCAAATTAAATTGGTGCACATGTTGTGGCCTACTCTGTGGTACTTTGTGCATAAAATCAGCCAAATTAACCAATCCAGTTGAATACGTCCATACACCTTTAACCTTTTTAATCGGATCCAGTAGCTCATTTCTGATCGGATAGGCTGAAATTAAAAAGTGCTTGTGATGAAATTTAAACACAAAATATGGTAAACGAAATTCCTTAATAACTTCCTCTTCTGTCTTACCGATTGTAATCACGTTACGGTAAGTACCATATTTTTCTGTAAAACGATCATTAAAGGAAAAGTAAAAATTAGAAATATGCACATGCGGAAAATCCGCCTCAGCAACCTTATCTGGAACAGCAATGACGTGTGCAAAATGATCTAAATCACTCTCCTTTTGTGACAGCACATTGCCCATCTGATTAGGATTAACTACGCGTGCCCATTCAGGCACCCGCCAATTATCCTTATAGGTCAAATACATTTCTCGAACCACATCTGGCTTGACCCAATCATATTGCCTGCGTACTTGATTGCGATTAAGCAAGTTACGCAAACTCTTGTGGTACATTAAATCAACGACGAATAATTCATAACGATAACGCTCAACCCACGGCTTATAGTGTTCAATACTATCAGAAACAACGTGGGTACTATCAACAATTACCGTTTCGCCGCGCTTCATCTTTTCTTCTACGAGGTAGTCAACTAACCGCTCTGTCTGCTTATTCGCATAGCGCGGAATTACTTGATGTAAGCAATCGGTATCTTCTTCATAAAAATAGGTTAAGTTCGCCAATAATAATCTAATTTGATCACGACTAATCGCGTATGGTTGTAAGTGATGGCGAGCAATGAATGAAGATTTACCGGAGCCGGGTGCGCCTCGTAATAAAAATATTTTACGCATGCCTTTTACTCCAAACTAAGAATGTAAAACTTATATAGTATCGTAATAAATTTTAACATACATCTGCCAAATTCCTTAATCAGAACTAAAAGCAATCTTAAAATTTAGCGTAAAATCTGTTTATCAACAATTTGTAAACGGGCATCTAAGGTATAACTAATTGGCTCTGCATTGGGAACCTCTACCTGCACAATGTCGCGGTCATTAATTCCTTCCATTTTTTTAATTAAGGCGCGCAAACTTGAGCCGTGGGCAACAATTAATTGGTCCTCACCGTTTTTCAATCTACTTGCAACTTCATTATTATAGTATGGCAATAAGCGCTGTTGTGTCTGATATAAGCTCTCAGTAAGCGGCAAACGGTGCAAGTCACAGGTATTATAGCGGCGATCCGTAATCTTTTTCCCTTCCGGCGGGATTGAATAAAAGCCGCGGCGCCATTCTAGAACTTGTTGCTTGCCATAAATTTGGCGAGACAGATCCTTATTGATACCACGGAGTTTGCCGTAATGCCGCTCATTCAGGCGCCACGTTTTGGTAACAGGTAAATACAGGAAATGACAGACATCAGCCACAACATTTGCAGTCACAATTGCTCGCGATAAAACTGAAGTATGAATATGTGTTGGCGCAAAGTCAGGAATTTGCTTAATTAGTTCACCAGCATGCCTTGCTTGATCTCTACCCTTAGCAGTCAGTGGCACATCGTTCCACCCAGTATAGACATTAGCTGAATTGGCCGTACTTTCACCATGCCTGACTAAAACTAACTTGACCATCTACTTGACCCAATGCAAAATCATCATTGCAATACCGCCGATGACAAAAATAATTCCTAAAATCATAAAGACTGTTGTACCACCCTGCTGATTATGCCGGCGGCGATTATATGAAAACGCCATGTCGTAAAGTCCGACAATCAAAACAATAATGGCTGTAAAAAGACTAACTTTCATTTCTATTTCCCCCTAATTTTCGTGATCATGGCCCGGCACAATCATCTCATCATTCTTGCCGCGTTCACACTCGGCTTGAAAAT
The sequence above is a segment of the Lactobacillus sp. ESL0677 genome. Coding sequences within it:
- the galT gene encoding UDP-glucose--hexose-1-phosphate uridylyltransferase, producing the protein MQTNLVDQFVTQVIAAGDATELDQIYLVNQVLALVGDEARELMTTSTALIDLKDELVAAALKNGNCGPTLNEQDVLGAQLMNLLVPRPSVVNHKFWQTYQEKPEQALADFYQLSKRSDYIKTRAIAKNIYFVTPSEYGDLEITINLSKPEKDPRAIAAAKTVKATGYPLCQLCKENEGYLGRINYPARSNHRIIRFKIGDEVWGFQYSPYAYFNEHCIFLSAKHEGMKISEKTFVRLLNIIEQFPGYFAGSNADLPIVGGSILAHEHYQGGRHSFAMMKAKVKTKINFTGFDDVAAGIVKWPMSVIRLRSQNKQQLVALANKILLAWRDYSDEQVDVRAFTGETPHHTITPIAHKQGDQLVLDLVLRDNQTSDKYPDGIFHPHQDVQHIKKENIGLIEVMGLAILPPRLEPEMQEVRKFLLGEKNKVAAMHLLWAEQIKAQNSITAANVDAILQAELGKVFARVLEDAGVFKQTKDGQAAFMRFAQSVGLN
- a CDS encoding DUF308 domain-containing protein, producing MKVSLFTAIIVLIVGLYDMAFSYNRRRHNQQGGTTVFMILGIIFVIGGIAMMILHWVK
- a CDS encoding 2,3-diphosphoglycerate-dependent phosphoglycerate mutase, whose translation is MVKLVLVRHGESTANSANVYTGWNDVPLTAKGRDQARHAGELIKQIPDFAPTHIHTSVLSRAIVTANVVADVCHFLYLPVTKTWRLNERHYGKLRGINKDLSRQIYGKQQVLEWRRGFYSIPPEGKKITDRRYNTCDLHRLPLTESLYQTQQRLLPYYNNEVASRLKNGEDQLIVAHGSSLRALIKKMEGINDRDIVQVEVPNAEPISYTLDARLQIVDKQILR
- a CDS encoding DUF4097 family beta strand repeat-containing protein, producing the protein MKKNKKAIITLVICLIVVLLAAVIYLGHLGSSSGKENSQPTKTRIVYPQKFTKIKVDVDTADVSIRQGKKYQVKISDNQKSRITTNVKNGELVVTQHGQLHNHFFNIGGISINGKHITAKYRVEITVPRKSSLTKITAQASTSDFELNNLQLQKIAVDSDTGNIDFNHIIANGCKLSSDTGDIEIDASQLKNVIGDVDTGDVDISTSRLLGNNSFSLDTGDFTFDNATKKMTYHLSVDTGDIEYFGDDADDHLIKNYSGSKATLKVDSSTGDITID
- a CDS encoding galactokinase; this translates as MQKEELKDKFTEIYHENPKGYYFSPGRINLIGEHTDYNGGHVFPCAITLGIYGAVSARADQTFRLYSTSFAELGIIDVDLNDLHFVKEDSWTNYAKGMLHFLLAKGAQITHGLNIYIDGNIPDGAGLSSSAALEMLIGVILKDQFNLDFSAFDLVKMGVSTENDFIGVNSGIMDQFAVAMSKQNHAILLDTNTLDYSMVPLNLQDNVIVIMNTNKRRELADSKYNERRSECEQALHDLQKELNINSLGELDSRTLDQYSSLLSSETLLKRARHAVWENERTLYAEQALQKGDLAEFGRLINASHVSLENDYEVTGKELDTLVHTAWQQPGVLGARMTGAGFGGCAIALVNKKDVEAFKQSVGTVYEQVIGYAPSFYLAETADGAKVLK
- a CDS encoding AAA family ATPase, translated to MRKIFLLRGAPGSGKSSFIARHHLQPYAISRDQIRLLLANLTYFYEEDTDCLHQVIPRYANKQTERLVDYLVEEKMKRGETVIVDSTHVVSDSIEHYKPWVERYRYELFVVDLMYHKSLRNLLNRNQVRRQYDWVKPDVVREMYLTYKDNWRVPEWARVVNPNQMGNVLSQKESDLDHFAHVIAVPDKVAEADFPHVHISNFYFSFNDRFTEKYGTYRNVITIGKTEEEVIKEFRLPYFVFKFHHKHFLISAYPIRNELLDPIKKVKGVWTYSTGLVNLADFMHKVPQSRPQHVHQFNLSKLHSERLLHIW